One part of the Gadus macrocephalus chromosome 8, ASM3116895v1 genome encodes these proteins:
- the LOC132462555 gene encoding uncharacterized protein LOC132462555 produces MMNTSRDNLSCSPPKRLAEAVKNEGRKTEGPSGTLDVYTLPLEPQMVEGCKCFMFGKASGKMNRTIMVLGATGAGKSTLVNRMINYILGVTWEDTFRFKLVDDGTAKSQAHSQTSEVTVYKLNHREGFKFDYSLTIVDTPGFGDTRGIESDRVILTQLKKVFSAKHGVKEIDAICVVAKASLNRLTQTQKYIFDAVLKIFGKNVAENIRILVTFSDGTPPAVLNAIIEAGIPCPKLKNGLPIHFIFNNADKMIPDANNEDEDDDENEEVDPFKSLWNKGTKSMSRFFSALNDIETKSLSLTKEVLKQRYQMEISIANIQSKMKSSWAKFDEIEKKSKILYRHNSDKTANENFEFESDEQRIVKFKTDEKNLNCENCKSTCHRYCDPPLHAPYFCKVFINHCFSARCTQCKDKCPVPNHSRDNFYWGFEMVKVKQTSMELKAKYQKASEEAISVEDVIKRMKEECKCIEDEVVKLIEQSVECQNTLNEIALNPSPLSTSEYMTC; encoded by the coding sequence ATGATGAATACTTCGAGAGACAATTTGAGTTGTTCGCCCCCTAAGCGGTTGGCAGAAGCTGTTAAGAATGAAGGCAGGAAGACTGAAGGACCTTCAGGTACTCTGGACGTTTACACTCTTCCTCTGGAACCCCAGATGGTAGAGGGATGCAAGTGCTTCATGTTTGGAAAAGCCTCCGGTAAAATGAACCGCACCATCATGGTTCTAGGAGCCACTGGGGCGGGGAAGTCCACCCTGGTCAACAGGATGATCAACTACATcctgggggtcacatgggaggaTACCTTTAGATTCAAGTTGGTAGACGACGGCACGGCCAAGTCTCAGGCTCACAGCCAGACCTCTGAAGTCACCGTGTACAAGCTCAACCACCGAGAGGGCTTCAAGTTTGACTACTCCCTGACTATTGTCGACACACCGGGTTTTGGAGACACGAGAGGCATAGAGAGCGACAGGGTGATTTTAACTCAGCTGAAAAAGGTCTTCTCAGCTAAACATGGAGTCAAAGAGATTGATGCCATTTGCGTCGTGGCCAAAGCATCTCTAAATCggcttacacaaacacagaaatacatctTTGACGCAGTGCTCAAAATATTTGGCAAAAATGTGGCAGAAAACATCCGGATTTTGGTGACATTCTCAGATGGCACACCACCTGCGGTTCTCAATGCGATCATAGAGGCCGGGATCCCATGTCCTAAACTGAAAAATGGTTTACCAATTCACTTCATCTTCAATAACGCTGATAAAATGATACCTGATGCAAACAACGAAGATGAGGACGATGATGAGAACGAGGAGGTTGACCCGTTTAAATCACTTTGGAACAAGGGAACCAAAAGCATGTCCCGATTCTTTTCTGCTCTGAACGACATTGAGACCAAGAGCTTGAGCTTAACCAAGGAGGTGCTCAAACAGAGATATCAGATGGAGATCTCCATTGCGAATATCCAGAGTAAGATGAAATCGTCCTGGGCTAAATTTGACGAGattgaaaaaaaatctaaaattctCTACAGACACAATTCAGATAAGACAGCCAATGAGAATTTTGAGTTTGAGTCCGATGAACAAAGGATTGTTAAATTTAAAACCGACGAAAAAAACCTTAACTGTGAAAATTGTAAATCCACTTGCCACAGATATTGCGATCCACCATTACATGCCCCTTACTTTTGTAAGGTCTTTATCAATCATTGTTTTAGCGCAAGATGTACACAATGCAAAGATAAGTGCCCAGTACCGAATCATAGCCGTGATAATTTCTACTGGGGTTTCGAGATGGTGAAAGTCAAACAAACCAGCATGGAGCTGAAAGCAAAGTATCAGAAGGCCTCTGAGGAAGCCATATCCGTTGAAGATGTCATCAAAAGGATGAAAGAGGAGTGCAAATGCATAGAGGACGAGGTGGTCAAGCTGATAGAGCAATCAGTCGAGTGTCAAAACACCCTGAATGAGATCGCTCTGAACCCAAGTCCCCTCTCAACATCTGAATACATGACTTGctga
- the LOC132462557 gene encoding uncharacterized protein LOC132462557 yields the protein MMDTLNEELSCSPPKRLAEAVKNEGRKTAGTLNVYTLPLEAQYMNVEGCKCFSFGKDLGKKNRTIMVLGATGAGKSTLVNRMINYILGVTWDDTFRFKLVDEGTAKSQAHSQTSEVTVYKLNHREGFKIDHSLTIIDTPGFGDTRGIESDGVIVTQLQSLFSAECGVQDIDTICIVAQASLARLTQTQQYVFDSVINIFGNDVTDNIRILVTFYNGTDPQVLTAINECGLPCPKDKNGLPIHFNFNNADKKIPVANNEDGNNDDDENDVDMGKIFWNKGTKNMENFFSALKVIQTKSLTLTKEVLRQRAQLEICIENIQNKMELSLAKLDEIKQESQILQSHEAEISANEKFEYEVPVQKPVQVKDKDKSLNCNTCNVTCHKYCSTSFGACYFCEIFTGHFYAARCKECKCSVPDHSRDLFYWGSVKVMEKRSFANLKEKFQKAMSVGDIIKEKTLERDLLEDEVVKLMERANESQNSLKQIALNPNHLSTSEYIDLLIEGQKKAAEPGYQERINKLQGMKKKAIMRGGLLAGPR from the coding sequence ATGATGGATACTTTGAATGAAGAGTTGAGTTGTTCGCCCCCTAAGCGGTTGGCAGAAGCTGTGAAGAATGAAGGCAGGAAGACTGCAGGTACTCTGAATGTTTACACTCTTCCTCTGGAAGCCCAGTACATGAATGTTGAGGGATGCAAGTGCTTCTCATTTGGAAAAGACTTAGGTAAAAAGAACCGCACCATCATGGTTCTAGGAGCCACTGGGGCGGGGAAGTCCACCCTGGTCAACAGGATGATCAACTACATCTTGGGGGTCACATGGGACGATACCTTTAGATTCAAGTTGGTAGACGAAGGCACGGCCAAGTCTCAGGCTCACAGCCAGACCTCTGAAGTCACCGTGTACAAGCTCAACCACCGAGAGGGCTTCAAGATCGACCACTCCCTGACTATTATTGACACTCCGGGTTTCGGAGACACAAGAGGCATAGAGAGCGACGGGGTGATTGTAACTCAGCTACAAAGCCTTTTCTCAGCTGAATGTGGAGTCCAAGATATTGATACCATCTGCATCGTGGCCCAAGCGTCTCTCGCTCGGCTTACACAAACCCAGCAATACGTCTTCGACTCAGTGATCAACATATTTGGCAACGATGTGACGGACAACATCCGGATTTTGGTGACATTCTATAATGGCACAGATCCTCAGGTTCTCACGGCGATCAATGAGTGTGGGCTCCCATGTCCTAAAGATAAAAATGGTTTACCAATTCACTTCAATTTCAATAACGCTGACAAAAAGATACCTGTTGCAAATAACGAAGATGGGAACAATGACGATGATGAAAATGATGTGGACATGGGTAAAATATTTTGGAACAAGGGAACAAAAAACATGGAAAATTTCTTTTCTGCTCTGAAAGTCATTCAGACCAAGAGCTTGACCTTAACCAAGGAGGTGCTCAGACAAAGAGCTCAGCTGGAGATCTGCATTGAAAATATCCAGAATAAAATGGAATTGTCCTTAGCTAAACTTGACGAGATTAAGCAAGAATCTCAAATTCTCCAAAGCCACGAAGCGGAGATTTCAGCCAATGAGAAATTTGAGTATGAGGTCCCAGTCCAAAAGCCTGTTCAAGTTAAAGACAAAGATAAATCACTTAACTGTAATACTTGTAATGTCACTTGCCACAAATATTGCAGTACATCATTTGGTGCTTGTTACTTTTGTGAGATCTTTACCGGACATTTTTATGCCGCAAGATGTAAAGAATGTAAGTGTTCTGTACCGGACCATAGCCGTGATCTGTTCTATTGGGGTTCCGTGAAAGTGATGGAGAAACGAAGTTTCGCGAACCTGAAAGAAAAGTTTCAGAAAGCCATGTCTGTTGGAGACATCATCAAAGAGAAGACATTGGAGCGCGACCTCCTAGAGGACGAGGTGGTCAAACTGATGGAGCGCGCAAACGAGAGTCAAAACTCCCTGAAGCAGATCGCTCTGAACCCCAATCACCTCTCAACATCTGAATACATCGACCTGCTGATAGAGGGACAGAAGAAAGCGGCAGAACCTGGTTACCAGGAGCGCATCAACAAACTCCAGGGCATGAAGAAGAAAGCCATTATGAGGGGAGGGTTGCTAGCGGGGCCCCGGTAG